TCACGCCAACCTCGAAGCTCTTGACGCCGTTCTCGCTGAGATCGATGCGGCCGAGGTCGACGCTTTGCTTTGCCTCGGCGACATCGTCGGCTACGGACCAAACCCGAACGAATGCTGCGACCGCCTTCGCGGACGCAATTGCATCGCCATCGCGGGAAACCACGACGAAGCGGCCGTCTCGGGCAAAGGCGCAGAATATTTCAATCCGCTCGCGCACGAAGCGCTGGTTTGGACCCAAGAAACGCTGTCATCCGTTAACCGCGATTATCTCCAGGCGCTCGGGCGGGACCGCCGGTTCGACGGAGCGGCTGCGGGCGATCTAAAGGGCGGATTCGCGCTCGTTCACGGCGCGCCGGTGTTTCACTTCGATTACATCCTCGACGTCATGGACGCACAGCGCGCCTTCGAACGCGTCGAGGCGCCGGTCACGTTCTTCGGGCACACGCACGTGGCCGAAGTCTACTATCAAGACCTCGAAGGACGGGCGTTTCAACAAAAATTGCTGCACGGGGGGCGCATCGACTTGGCGCCGTCCTACCGTTACCTCATCAATCCGGGTAGCGTGGGCCAGCCCCGCGACCACAATCCTCAAGCATCGTATGCAGTGCTCGACACGGTCGCGAATGCCGTAGAAGTGCGGCGCGTCTCGTACGACGTCGGCGTCGTGCAGGAGCGAATCGAGCACGCGCATCTACCGGCCCAGTTGGCCACCCGGTTGGCCACCGGCTACTGACGATTGCGCGCAAGCACAACGATGGCGGCGACATGAGCCCGCAACTGCAGGACGACCGGCGCTGTTTTGCGTGCGGTCCTGAAAACCCGAACGGATTGCACATGCAGTTCGAATACGGCGACGGTGTCGCGACCTGCACCGTCGAGCCGGGTCAGGCGTTCGCAGGATGGAGCAACATCATGCACGGCGGCATCGTGGCCACGCTTTTGGACGAGGCGATGGCGCACGCCACGCTCACGACCGGTGAGCGGGCGGTCACGGCGCGGCTCGAGGTGCGCTTCCGCAAACCAGTGCCGACGGGTGATTCGCTTGTGGTGGAAGGCCGCGTGACCGGACGGCGCGGACGCGTGCTCGAAGTTTCGGGTGTCCTGCGCGGCGCGGACGGCACGGTTTATGCCAACGCTCAGTCGCGGTTCGTCACGGAGCTTTCGCCGGATGGCTGAGGAAACGGGCATCAAGCCGATCGCGGCAAACCGGCGCGCCTATCACGACTATTTCATCCTCGACAAATTCGAAGCCGGCATCGCGCTAACCGGTACTGAAGTCAAGAGTTTGCGCGTGAACGGGTGCTCGCTCGTGGACGGATACGCGAACATCAGGAACGGCGAAGTCTGGCTGCTCAACGTGCACGTGCCGCCATACCAACAGGGTTCGTTTTTTTCGCAGCACGAGGCGCGCCGCGATCGAAAGCTGCTTCTCCACAGCCGCGAGATCAAGCGCGCCGTGTCCGATCTTCAAGAAAAGGGATTGTCGCTCGTGCCGCTGCGCGTCTATTTCAAACGCGGCCTTGTCAAAGTGGAGCTCGGCCTAGGACGCGGGAAAAAACAATACGACAAACGCGAAGCCATCAAAGAACGCGAAGCGCGCCGGGAAGTCGAGCGCGTCGCCCGCCGCGCCTAAGGGCCGAGTTCCAAACAGCCTGCGCCGGAATAGGGCCGGCATCCGCCAAAGTATGCGTACCATGATGGCATCTTCCCCATCCGGCGCGATCGCAAATGCGTCAACTATTGCGGTCGCCTGCTCGGGCGGATCGGATAGCGCGGCTGCTCTGCTTGAAACGCGCAAGCTCGCGCCGCACGCCGACGTCGTCGCGTGCTACGTGGATCACGGCGTGCGCCCACGCGCTTCCATCGATCGCGATATCGCAGCCGTTCGCGCTCAGGCGATGGCGGTTGGCGCCCGCACGCTGGTCGCGCACCTTCACTTGCGCGCTACGGGTGCCGGCACTTCCGAGGCGGCGTTGCGCAAAGCGCGTTATGCCGCACTTACCGTGATGGCGAAGCGCGTCCGTGCTTCGCTGATCGTCACGGGCCACCACGGCGGCGACGTCGCCGAATGGGTCCTCATCGCGATGATGCGGGGGAGCGGCGTCGACGGGCTAGCCGTGATGCCCGAAAGCAGGCAAGTCGCGCGCGGCATCACGCTGGTGCGGCCGCTCTTGCGCGAGTCGAAATCCGGCTTAGCGGACGCCGTGCGCAGGATGCGTCTGCCCGTCTCCGTCGACGAAACGAACGCGCAGCCGCGCTATGCGCGCAATCTCGTGCGGTCATTTCTTGCAGCGTGGTCCGCGCGTGGCGCTGCACCCGACAAAACGCTGGCGAGATCCGCGCTGCTGTTGGCCGAAGACCGCGCGGAGCTGGATACGCTCGCGCGGACGGAACTCGACCGCGCCCGTTCTCGCAAAGTCCGCGCAGCGCTCAACACGCCCGTGCTTCGCGTGCTGACGCCCGCGCTGCTGCGTCGAGTCGTAAGGATGATCGTCCGCGATACGGCGGGCACGCCGTTGGATTTTTCGTTGGCTCACTGTGACGCGATCGTTCGTGCGATTCGTGAGGGCCGCGGCGGCGAGTTCCACGCCGGCAACGCGAAAGTGGTCTTGTCCGCCGGCTTGCTCCGGGTCGCCCCGCGAGTACCCTGTAGGAGGGCGAGCATCGCTCGCCCAAAAAAAAGGGTGAGCGCTGCTCACCCTCCTACAAACGACGACGAAATCGGCGCGATCCATTCAGTCCGCTTGCGCGCTGCGTCGCTGCCCGCGTCGCCGAACTTCACGGTGAGGCTGTCGGTTCCAGGCGACACATGCGTGCCGTCGGGTCGCCGGAATCCCGTGTCGCTCGCTCGCTTCCTCGCCAAGGAGGGCATTCCGCGCGATCTGCGCGCGTCGGTGCCGCTCCTGTGCATCGACGGCCGAATCGCCGCCGCGCTCGGCGTTCGGATCATGGAACCGTTCACGCCCATCTGCGGAGAAGCGACCGTCGACGTCACATGGAAGTCCGCCGCTCTATCGGGACAAGGCGGACTGACCGATATCTTCAATATGAAGCACTCGCCGCCGTGAACGTCACAGCACAGGAATCACTGCTGGGCGACGTGGTTTTCGACTCCAAACAAATTGCGAGCGCTGTCCAGCGTTTGGCTGCTGCCATCACTCGCGATTACGCCGGCGAGCCGATCATGCTCGTCGGAATTCTCAAGGGAGCTATCCTCTTCTATGCGGATCTGATGCGCGCGTTGGGCGCGCACCCGCTGACGTTGGACTTCATGGTCGTCAGCTCATATGGAAGCGGCCGCGACGGCGGCAAGGGCAACGTGCGCCTGCTCAAGGATCTCGATCAAAAACCCGCCGGCAAACACGTGCTGCTCGTCGAAGATATCGTCGACGAAGGGCTAACGCTCGAATACCTGTTGAACAACCTCCGCAGTCGCGAGCCGCGCACCTTACGCGCGGTCGCTTTGATGGATAAACCCTTTCACCGGATCGCGCCGGTGCCGATAGACTATATAGGGCTGACCGCGCCCGACGAATTCTTGGTAGGGTACGGTTTGGATTACCAAGAAGGCTTCAGAAATCTGCCTTATATTTGTAAGCTGAAACGCCCCCCCAAATCGTAGTGTACATAGCGGCCGCCTTCACGCGGCCAGGGGGCTCTGCGGCTCCAAAACGCCCGTCCCGCGCCGCGATAGGCCGGCGCAGAAGAATCATCAGGAGAACTTCCCTTGGCTAGAATCGGTCGCGCGATGGCATGGTGGGTGGGCATCGTGATCTTGCTGCTCCTCGTTTTTAGCTGGTATCAGCAAAACGGCAAGCAACAGCAGCAGCAGCCCGCCTACAGCGTCCTCATAACCCAGATCGCGACGAATCCCGCCAAATTCGCCAAGGTCGTGCTCAGCGACGGGCTCGCCACGGCCACGATGACCGACAACACGAAAGAGATCGTCAACACACCGCCGGGCAAGTCGGACCAACTTCAACAGCTGCTCGACAAAAATCACATCTTGTACAGCTTCGATAATAACACCACCAACACGCTTGGTCTCCAAGTGCTCTTCAGCGTGATACCGGTGGTCGTGCTCGTGGCCATCATCGTCTTCTTTCTCCGGCAGGCGCAGTCGGGCGGAAGCCAAGCGTTGTCGTTTGGACGAAGCCGTGCGAAGCTGCATTCGGAGAACCGTTCGAAGGTGACGTTCGCCGATGTCGCCGGTGTCGACGAGGCTAAGGAAGAACTGGCCGAAGTCGTCGAGTTCCTCAAGTACCCGAAAAAATTTCAATCGCTGGGCGCGCGCATACCCAAGGGCCTGCTTCTGCTCGGGCCGCCGGGCAGCGGCAAGACCTTGCTGGCCCGCGCGATCGCCGGTGAGGCCGGCGTGCCGTTCTACAGCATCTCGGGATCCGATTTCGTCGAGATGTTCGTCGGTGTCGGCGCGTCGCGCGTGCGCGATCTGTTCGAACAGGCCAAGAAGACCGCGCCGTGCATCGTGTTCATCGACGAGATCGATGCGGTCGGACGCCAGCGCGGCGCCGGCTTGGGCGGCGGCCACGACGAACGCGAACAGACGCTGAATCAATTGCTCGTCGAGATGGACGGCTTCGATATGAACGCCGGCGTCATCCTGATCGCAGCCACCAACCGCCCAGACGTGCTCGACCCCGCTCTGCTGCGTCCTGGCCGGTTCGACCGGCAAGTCGTGGTCGACCGTGCCGACGTCGTCGGGCGCGCCCAGATACTCGCCGTGCACGCGCGCAACAAGCCGCTGGCTCAGGACGTCAAGCTGGAAGTGCTCGCTCGCCGCACGCCCGGTTTTTCCGGCGCGGACCTCGAGAATCTTTTGAACGAAGCGGCGCTGCTCGCCGCCCGGTCCAACAAGACCGCCATCGACATGACCGATTGCGAAGAAGCCATCGATCGCGTCATCGCCGGCCCGCAACGCAAGAGCCGCATCATCTCACATCGTGAGAAAGAGATCGTGGCCTATCACGAAGGCGGCCACGCGCTTGTCGGCAAGATGCTGCCCAACGCCGACCCGCTGCATAAGATCACCATCATCCCGCGCGGCATGGCTCTCGGGATCACGATGCAGCTGCCTACCGAAGACCGCTACCTGATGTCGCGCGCTGAGATCATCGACCGGATCACGGTGCTCCTTGGCGGGCGCGTTGCCGAAGAGCTCATCTTTCACGAGTGCACGACCGGGGCGCAAGACGATTTTCAAAAGGCCACCAGCCTGGCGCGGAAGATGGTCATGGAGTTCGGCATGAGCGCGAAACTCGGCCCGCTCGCGCTCGGACGAAAACACGAACAAGTATTCCTCGGACGCGATTTCGCCGAAGAGCGCAACTATTCCGAAGAGGTCGCGGGTCAGATCGACACCGAGGTGCGCGCGATCATCGACGCGTGCTACACCCACGCTTACCAATTGCTTGAAACGAACATCGACAAACTGCACCGCCTTGCCGAAGCGCTGCTCGACCGCGAGACGGTCGAGGCCGAAGAGGTCGACCGGCTGCTCTCCGATCCATCACCCAGCCCGATCGCAGCCGAGCAACCCCGGTCTGCCGACAAAGGGCGACCGATACCAGACGAGATCGCGGCCGCCGCCGCGAAACCGCCGGACGAAAAGGCGCGCACAAAACCCGCGGGACTTCCGTTCCCGCCTCCCGAGCCCGCATAATCCAACATCACGAGGATGGCATGACGTATTCATCGCGCGGCGCCCTCGCCGCGCTTTTCTTCTCGACCTTGCTGCTAGCGGTCGCACAGATTCCGGCGGTCGCGGCGGGCGATACGGCTTCGCAATTGACCCAATCGGGCCAACGTCCGGATGGACTCACCTACCGCATCATCGGCGGCGGAGCGTCGCCGACCGAAGCGATCGAGATCTGGTTTCGTTGCCCAGCCGACGGCTACGATGGATCGCGGCCGGGTATCGCGCGTTTGGCGGCGCTTGCCATCGCCGACGACAACCGCGGCGGCGCGAGTCTGCGCGACATCGCAAACGCGAGCGGTGGTGAAGTCGCGATCCAAGTATTTCCCGCCGCGACCGAGATCGGCATCGTCGTTCCCGCCTATCTAGCGGGCGCGGTGCAAGACGCGATGCTGACGCGCATCTTCCATCCGTCGCTTGGCGATGATGCGATAAAGAGCGCGAAGCTGCGCATGGCGGAGCAATTATCGCTCGCCGGCGTCGAGCCCGACATCTATTTGCGCGAGCGGCTGTTCGCCTCGATCTTCGCGAACGGCCCCTATCGCGATTCCACATTCGGCACTGCCGCCACGCTTGACAAGATGTCGCTGACGGACGTCCAGGAGTATATCGCTGATGCGTTTCGGCCCGCCAACGCGATCGTCGCGAGCGCAGGGCTCGGCTCGATGGACGTATACGGCGCGATCGCGACCTCGAGCGCAACGACCGGTCAGAGCCAGCCGTTGCCGCACTCGAGCGTTCGGACGTCCTTCGAGCCTGTGGTCTTGCCCGTGGACTCGTCCACTTCGGTGAGAGCGGTCGCCCTCGGCTGGGTTGGTCCTCCGATCAGCGACCAACGAGCGGCCACGGCGATGGATTTTCTGTCCGACTATCTGATGCGCGACGGCTACGGCACGGCGGCGCTCGCGCTTGCGAAGGCGCAACCGGAGTCGGAGTTTGACGGCCAGTTCATCACGCTACAGGATCCAGGCATCATGTTCGTGGGCATGTGGGGGACTGGGCTCGATCGACGCGGCGCCGTTAGCGCGATCCGCGCGGCCGTTCAGCGCGTCGTCGACGCACCGCTTTCCGATGCGGATTTCGCGCGGGCGTCGATCGCCTTCCAGACGCATCTGCTGCACGATATGGATGGTCCGCAGCCGGTGGCCGACAACGTGGGCTGGTACTTCGCGCAAGGCGCCACGGCGTACACGCCGGTCGACATGATTTTCGGTACGGGCGGCTACGAGGCTGCGGCCCGGTCGTTGACGCCCGGATTCGTGCACGACATCGCACGCCGCTACCTCTCGCCGGAGCCGGCCGTGGTAACGTCACCCGATACCGGCGGCTCGATCGCCTGGATCGCCCCAAAACAAGGAGATCGTTGACGTGCGCAATCGCTCGATAGCTTTCGCGATGATGTGTTCGGCGGCATGGATCGCGCTCATCGGCGCGGCACAGTCGGTGCCCGCGGCTTCATTCCAAACCGCGACGACGGAGCGGCTGACCAACGGAACGACGATCGTCTCGCAGGCGACCGGCGGCCGCTTGGTGGCGGCGGAAGTGGTGGTGCCGGCCGGACTCGCGCAACAGACATCTGCCAACGCCGGCGTTGCGGGAGTGACCGCAGCACTTGTCCTGCGCACGCCAATCGATGGCGGCGAGTCGCTCGCCGATGCGGCGCAGCGCGTCGGCGCGACGGTGTCCTATACGCTCGACCCGTTCGACACGCGCTACTATCTCGAAGCACAGGCGCCGCAGTTCGCGGGCCTGCTCCAGGGACTCGTGAAGGCGATCGGTGCGCCCGACTTCAGCCAGTTCGTCGCGGTCCGCTCCGCCGCGCTGTCGGCGGCGGCGGCGGACGGCGCCAGTCCGGCGATCGCGGCGCTCGATATGCTGCGCCAAGTGACCTATTCGGGAACGGGCTATGCGTATCCCGATTCCGGGCTTCAGATCAGCCTGTCGAAGCTGACGGCATCGAACGTCTCGCTGTTCGCAGCGCAATACCACCTCGGGCCGGGCACGATCGTCGCGCTCGAAGGCGCCGTCGACGACTCGGTGCTGAGCGCGGTGCGCTCCTCGTTCAACGGCATCGCGCCATCAGATGCACGCGGCCGGTCAATTCCGTTCGGAGGCGGTAAGCCGGACGGCCAGGCACAGCCGTTAGCGCCGCGCGGACACGAAGTCGTCACGCATCGCATGGTCTCCGCACCATGGGTGGCGGTAGGTTATCCGGCGCCCGGCATGTTCACAAACGACTACCCGGTCATGCTCGTCATCGAAGCATTGCTTGGTCGCGGCGGCGACGTGCATTCGTTCTCGCTGGGTTCGGACAATGCGTTGCCTTCCGAATTCGTCGGCGCGTATTACCAATACGAGGCGCAGCCCGGCATGCTCGCCATTTTCCTCAACGGAAGCGACTCGAGCGTCGATGGTGCCGTGCGCGATCTGCAGAGCGCAGTCGATCGCTTGCGCGGAACCGCCCTGCCCGATTCTCTCATCGATCACGGCCGCCGCCTCGCGATGGGTCAGTACTACACGAGCGTGTCTAGTCTTGGCGACGCGGCGTGGCTGCTCGGCCGTGCCGTATCGTCGCCGGACGGCACCAACTTCGAGAACCTCGTGCCGGTCCGCATCGCGCACGTGAGCGCGGCGGACGTCCAGCGCGTCGCAAGGCGCTATCTGACGGGCGAGATCCTCGGCATCGTGTTGCCGCAGACGTCACCGCAGCAGTAGTCGCGGGCGCGTGCGCGTCGCGTTCGTCCACGACTATCTCACCCAGTTCGGTGGCGCCGAGCGGGTGTTGCTTGCCATGCGCGCGATGTATCCGGATGCGCCGGTGTACACGTCGCTCTACGATCCGGCCGTTTTTGCAGGCGCGTTCAACGGCGTCGACGTGCGCACGACCTGGCTCCAGCACCTGCCGCTCGCGCACAAGTCGTTTCGCGCGCTCTTGCCGTTATATCCGTCCGCGTTTGCCGCGCTGGACATGTCGCCGTTCGATCTCGTGATATCCTCGACGTCTTCGTTCGCCAAAGGAGTACGGGTGCGCCCCGGGGCGCTGCACGTCTCGTACGTCCATACGCCGACGCGTTTTTTGTGGCGCATGGACGAGTATGCGTTCGATGTCGCACCGTGGTGGTCGCGCCCCTTGCTGGCGGCGGCACTGCCGGGTTTGCGCCGGTGGGACTACGCGGCCGCTCAGCGGCCCGATCACATCGTGGCGAACTCGCGAAACGTGGCCGCTCGGATATTATCGTGTTACGGGCGCGAGAGCGACGTCTTGCATTGTCCAGCCGATACGGAAGCGTTTGCGCCGGCCGACGCAAGCGA
Above is a window of Candidatus Eremiobacteraceae bacterium DNA encoding:
- a CDS encoding metallophosphoesterase family protein, which codes for MRFGIVSDIHANLEALDAVLAEIDAAEVDALLCLGDIVGYGPNPNECCDRLRGRNCIAIAGNHDEAAVSGKGAEYFNPLAHEALVWTQETLSSVNRDYLQALGRDRRFDGAAAGDLKGGFALVHGAPVFHFDYILDVMDAQRAFERVEAPVTFFGHTHVAEVYYQDLEGRAFQQKLLHGGRIDLAPSYRYLINPGSVGQPRDHNPQASYAVLDTVANAVEVRRVSYDVGVVQERIEHAHLPAQLATRLATGY
- a CDS encoding PaaI family thioesterase, which codes for MSPQLQDDRRCFACGPENPNGLHMQFEYGDGVATCTVEPGQAFAGWSNIMHGGIVATLLDEAMAHATLTTGERAVTARLEVRFRKPVPTGDSLVVEGRVTGRRGRVLEVSGVLRGADGTVYANAQSRFVTELSPDG
- the smpB gene encoding SsrA-binding protein SmpB, producing MAEETGIKPIAANRRAYHDYFILDKFEAGIALTGTEVKSLRVNGCSLVDGYANIRNGEVWLLNVHVPPYQQGSFFSQHEARRDRKLLLHSREIKRAVSDLQEKGLSLVPLRVYFKRGLVKVELGLGRGKKQYDKREAIKEREARREVERVARRA
- the tilS gene encoding tRNA lysidine(34) synthetase TilS; the encoded protein is MMASSPSGAIANASTIAVACSGGSDSAAALLETRKLAPHADVVACYVDHGVRPRASIDRDIAAVRAQAMAVGARTLVAHLHLRATGAGTSEAALRKARYAALTVMAKRVRASLIVTGHHGGDVAEWVLIAMMRGSGVDGLAVMPESRQVARGITLVRPLLRESKSGLADAVRRMRLPVSVDETNAQPRYARNLVRSFLAAWSARGAAPDKTLARSALLLAEDRAELDTLARTELDRARSRKVRAALNTPVLRVLTPALLRRVVRMIVRDTAGTPLDFSLAHCDAIVRAIREGRGGEFHAGNAKVVLSAGLLRVAPRVPCRRASIARPKKRVSAAHPPTNDDEIGAIHSVRLRAASLPASPNFTVRLSVPGDTCVPSGRRNPVSLARFLAKEGIPRDLRASVPLLCIDGRIAAALGVRIMEPFTPICGEATVDVTWKSAALSGQGGLTDIFNMKHSPP
- the hpt gene encoding hypoxanthine phosphoribosyltransferase; the protein is MNVTAQESLLGDVVFDSKQIASAVQRLAAAITRDYAGEPIMLVGILKGAILFYADLMRALGAHPLTLDFMVVSSYGSGRDGGKGNVRLLKDLDQKPAGKHVLLVEDIVDEGLTLEYLLNNLRSREPRTLRAVALMDKPFHRIAPVPIDYIGLTAPDEFLVGYGLDYQEGFRNLPYICKLKRPPKS
- the ftsH gene encoding ATP-dependent zinc metalloprotease FtsH, coding for MARIGRAMAWWVGIVILLLLVFSWYQQNGKQQQQQPAYSVLITQIATNPAKFAKVVLSDGLATATMTDNTKEIVNTPPGKSDQLQQLLDKNHILYSFDNNTTNTLGLQVLFSVIPVVVLVAIIVFFLRQAQSGGSQALSFGRSRAKLHSENRSKVTFADVAGVDEAKEELAEVVEFLKYPKKFQSLGARIPKGLLLLGPPGSGKTLLARAIAGEAGVPFYSISGSDFVEMFVGVGASRVRDLFEQAKKTAPCIVFIDEIDAVGRQRGAGLGGGHDEREQTLNQLLVEMDGFDMNAGVILIAATNRPDVLDPALLRPGRFDRQVVVDRADVVGRAQILAVHARNKPLAQDVKLEVLARRTPGFSGADLENLLNEAALLAARSNKTAIDMTDCEEAIDRVIAGPQRKSRIISHREKEIVAYHEGGHALVGKMLPNADPLHKITIIPRGMALGITMQLPTEDRYLMSRAEIIDRITVLLGGRVAEELIFHECTTGAQDDFQKATSLARKMVMEFGMSAKLGPLALGRKHEQVFLGRDFAEERNYSEEVAGQIDTEVRAIIDACYTHAYQLLETNIDKLHRLAEALLDRETVEAEEVDRLLSDPSPSPIAAEQPRSADKGRPIPDEIAAAAAKPPDEKARTKPAGLPFPPPEPA
- a CDS encoding insulinase family protein, with the translated sequence MTYSSRGALAALFFSTLLLAVAQIPAVAAGDTASQLTQSGQRPDGLTYRIIGGGASPTEAIEIWFRCPADGYDGSRPGIARLAALAIADDNRGGASLRDIANASGGEVAIQVFPAATEIGIVVPAYLAGAVQDAMLTRIFHPSLGDDAIKSAKLRMAEQLSLAGVEPDIYLRERLFASIFANGPYRDSTFGTAATLDKMSLTDVQEYIADAFRPANAIVASAGLGSMDVYGAIATSSATTGQSQPLPHSSVRTSFEPVVLPVDSSTSVRAVALGWVGPPISDQRAATAMDFLSDYLMRDGYGTAALALAKAQPESEFDGQFITLQDPGIMFVGMWGTGLDRRGAVSAIRAAVQRVVDAPLSDADFARASIAFQTHLLHDMDGPQPVADNVGWYFAQGATAYTPVDMIFGTGGYEAAARSLTPGFVHDIARRYLSPEPAVVTSPDTGGSIAWIAPKQGDR
- a CDS encoding glycosyltransferase, producing MRVAFVHDYLTQFGGAERVLLAMRAMYPDAPVYTSLYDPAVFAGAFNGVDVRTTWLQHLPLAHKSFRALLPLYPSAFAALDMSPFDLVISSTSSFAKGVRVRPGALHVSYVHTPTRFLWRMDEYAFDVAPWWSRPLLAAALPGLRRWDYAAAQRPDHIVANSRNVAARILSCYGRESDVLHCPADTEAFAPADASEIGESYVVAARLLPYKRVRLAVEACNALGAPLIVLGSGPDEARLRALAGPTVRFTGHVSDAQRRQIFARARAIVVPGEEDFGLVPVEAAAAGRPTVAFGAGGAMETVVDGVTGVFFREPTAESLANALKNLDPFAFSVDSMTAHAAKFSAERFRAGFRALLESYGVPATL